A single window of Fundulus heteroclitus isolate FHET01 unplaced genomic scaffold, MU-UCD_Fhet_4.1 scaffold_41, whole genome shotgun sequence DNA harbors:
- the zgc:153012 gene encoding TSC22 domain family protein 4 isoform X1, whose amino-acid sequence MSAAKRRSGFQITSVTCDLLHLTSPTDQSGDPSTGRPLGSSSQPNTPSLQKKYISQDALGQRAGSRFRVVRLREGGVGGGGRGQPYRRGRWTCTEFRERVEGAGLRWVMDSMRNAHSLDSLDMIGWDRERGGVISQDTSHPSALPLRGMEGAGLVSRSGPPSPTHQEPHGLKEPTRGQRSDSAPSPAPRRPQHFPQPLQPGPPAQRVFRTSQSLPSSPPSGRPTLTPVHSSAFGLGDSLDTSAAAVPAIDSKIEQAMPSPLFLQDLAKTHLMLAVRDEVELLREQIRDLQEKNQQLETENRALKQRHYAAE is encoded by the exons ATGAGCGCAGCTAAAAGGAGAAGCGGCTTCCAGATCACCAGCGTCACCTGCGACTTGCTCCACCTGACCTCCCCGACCGACCAATCAGGCGACCCGTCCACCGGCCGGCCCCTGGGAAGCTCCTCTCAGCCAAACACGCCGTCTCTGCAGAAGAAATACATCTCCCAGGATGCATTGGGCCAGCGGGCCGGCTCCAGGTTCAGGGTGGTGAGGCTGAGGGAGGGCGGGGTCGGTGGCGGTGGGCGGGGCCAGCCGTACCGGCGGGGCAGGTGGACCTGCACGGAGTTCAGGGAGCGGGtggagggggcggggctaagATGGGTCATGGACAGCATGAGGAACGCCCATTCTCTGGACTCCCTGGACATGATTGGCTGGGACAGAGAAAGGGGTGGAGTCATCTCCCAGGACACCTCCCACCCGTCGGCTCTGCCACTAAGAGGAatggagggggcggggcttgtttccAGAAGTGGACCACCGTCACCGACACACCAAGAACCACACGGCCTGAAAGAGCCAACCAGAGGACAGCGTTCAGACTCCGCCCCCTCACCTGCTCCACGCCGCCCACAACACTTCCCCCAGCCGTTACAGCCTGGCCCCCCTGCACAG CGTGTCTTCAGGACGTCCCAGTCTCTGCCCAGCTCTCCCCCCTCTGGACGTCCCACCCTGACACCTGTCCACTCCTCAGCCTTCGGCCTGGGGGACAGTCTGGACACCAG TGCTGCCGCTGTTCCAGCCATCGACAGTAAGATAGAACAAGCCATG CCGTCTCCCTTGTTCCTCCAGGACCTGGCCAAGACTCACCTGATGCTAGCGGTGCGTGATGAGGTGGAGCTTCTGAGGGAACAAATCCGAGATCTTCAGGAGAAGAACCAGCAGCTAGAGACGGAGAACCGAGCGCTGAAGCAGCGGCATTACGCCGCAGAGTGA
- the zgc:153012 gene encoding TSC22 domain family protein 4 isoform X2 produces MSAAKRRSGFQITSVTCDLLHLTSPTDQSGDPSTGRPLGSSSQPNTPSLQKKYISQDALGQRAGSRFRVVRLREGGVGGGGRGQPYRRGRWTCTEFRERVEGAGLRWVMDSMRNAHSLDSLDMIGWDRERGGVISQDTSHPSALPLRGMEGAGLVSRSGPPSPTHQEPHGLKEPTRGQRSDSAPSPAPRRPQHFPQPLQPGPPAQRVFRTSQSLPSSPPSGRPTLTPVHSSAFGLGDSLDTSAAAVPAIDSKIEQAMDLAKTHLMLAVRDEVELLREQIRDLQEKNQQLETENRALKQRHYAAE; encoded by the exons ATGAGCGCAGCTAAAAGGAGAAGCGGCTTCCAGATCACCAGCGTCACCTGCGACTTGCTCCACCTGACCTCCCCGACCGACCAATCAGGCGACCCGTCCACCGGCCGGCCCCTGGGAAGCTCCTCTCAGCCAAACACGCCGTCTCTGCAGAAGAAATACATCTCCCAGGATGCATTGGGCCAGCGGGCCGGCTCCAGGTTCAGGGTGGTGAGGCTGAGGGAGGGCGGGGTCGGTGGCGGTGGGCGGGGCCAGCCGTACCGGCGGGGCAGGTGGACCTGCACGGAGTTCAGGGAGCGGGtggagggggcggggctaagATGGGTCATGGACAGCATGAGGAACGCCCATTCTCTGGACTCCCTGGACATGATTGGCTGGGACAGAGAAAGGGGTGGAGTCATCTCCCAGGACACCTCCCACCCGTCGGCTCTGCCACTAAGAGGAatggagggggcggggcttgtttccAGAAGTGGACCACCGTCACCGACACACCAAGAACCACACGGCCTGAAAGAGCCAACCAGAGGACAGCGTTCAGACTCCGCCCCCTCACCTGCTCCACGCCGCCCACAACACTTCCCCCAGCCGTTACAGCCTGGCCCCCCTGCACAG CGTGTCTTCAGGACGTCCCAGTCTCTGCCCAGCTCTCCCCCCTCTGGACGTCCCACCCTGACACCTGTCCACTCCTCAGCCTTCGGCCTGGGGGACAGTCTGGACACCAG TGCTGCCGCTGTTCCAGCCATCGACAGTAAGATAGAACAAGCCATG GACCTGGCCAAGACTCACCTGATGCTAGCGGTGCGTGATGAGGTGGAGCTTCTGAGGGAACAAATCCGAGATCTTCAGGAGAAGAACCAGCAGCTAGAGACGGAGAACCGAGCGCTGAAGCAGCGGCATTACGCCGCAGAGTGA
- the si:ch1073-157b13.1 gene encoding 7SK snRNA methylphosphate capping enzyme isoform X2: MSLETDPVLPPELPVKLSHTPSPPVSQSDPSQLDKPRPPIHPKNGHQPHLPPPPPPPPANQRVGKRRFSVGVGFKGVAKRRRRANSDSQAEPVLPSHFLLGGNIFDPLNLNSLLDEDVNRVTNQETPRSSPLPSRSRDAVEILVPRDITDPLNLKAGGEDGDAAPVLVSPLKSRRRHRYRHHGGGGDKEGIPARLFPTSTGLSVPASPLSCELNTAITCRDDVAPPPILPRRHTHPLPGPAHKPGHHRRGRRTSSTQSADGAVTVRTTPLPTKFQTPLVGGAKAGRCGGPTLGSALPAEKKKDKQRYQYGNHCQYYGYQGFYGDKHEGRVGAEEDPRLRLLEADWFRDKTVLDIGCGAGHVTLFIARRFDPSHILGVELDGRLVHAARQNIRHFLSHDLVEEERGGRGEEAMLQLLTPLPLSFRVSRGPLSAPPLLPPSSSSSRFPSNVTFIQGDYLTDREAWPGRGQYDVIVCLGVTKWVQLQSGDRGVVRLFRRAYQSLSPGGVLILEPQPWSSYVHSKRASETTFRNFRTLRIRPEQFTSFLTDSVGFTSYRLLTHTGNLCPAHTQVTSHTGNLTHR, translated from the exons ATGTCTCTGGAAACAGATCCTGTCCTTCCCCCTGAGCTGCCCGTCAAGCTAAGCCACACCCCCTCTCCGcctgtcagccaatcagatccctcccaGCTGGATAAGCCCCGCCCTCCCATCCACCCTAAAAATGGCCACCAgccccacctgcccccgcctcctccacctcctccggCCAATCAGAGGGTGGGGAAGAGACGTTTCTCGGTGGGCGTGGGTTTCAAAGGCGTGGCCAAGCGTCGGCGCCGGGCCAACAGCGACAGCCAGGCGGAGCCGGTGCTGCCGAGCCACTTCCTGTTGGGGGGGAACATCTTTGACCCCCTGAACCTGAACTCCCTGCTGGACGAAGACGTCAACAG GGTGACCAATCAGGAGACACCCAGGAGCTCCCCCCTGCCGTCACGCAGCAGAGACGCCGTGGAGATCCTGGTCCCCCGGGACATCACGGACCCTCTGAACCTGAAGGCGGGGGGGGAGGACGGGGACGCAGCACCAGTACTGGTGTCCCCCCTGAAATCCAGGAGGAGGCACCGCTACAGAcaccatggaggaggaggagacaagGAGGGGATCCCCGCCCGCCTGTTCCCCACCTCAACTGGACTTTCAG TTCCTGCGTCTCCTCTGTCCTGTGAGCTCAACACCGCCATCACTTGCCGAGACGATGTAGCTCCGCCCCCCATCCTGCCACGTAGACACACCCACCCCCTGCCTGGCCCCGCCCACAAACCCGGGCACCACCGTCGGGGCCGGCGCACCTCCTCCACCCAGTCCGCTGACGGGGCCGTCACCGTGAGAACCACGCCTCTGCCCACTAAATTCCAGACGCCACTAGTGGGAGGGGCTAAAGCCGGCAG GTGTGGAGGTCCCACGCTCGGCTCCGCCCTGcctgcagagaagaagaaggacAAGCAGCGGTACCAGTACGGGAACCACTGCCAGTACTACGGCTACCAGGGTTTCTATGGCGACAAACACGAGGGGCGGGTCGGAGCGGAGGAGGACCCCCGGCTCCGCCTCCTAGAAGCTGATTGGTTCAGAGACAAGACGGTGCTGGACATTGGCTGCGGCGCCGGTCACGTGACCCTGTTCATCGCCAGGAGGTTTGACCCCTCCCACATCCTGGGGGTGGAGCTAGACGGGCGACTGGTCCACGCCGCCAGGCAGAACATCAGACACTTCCTGTCACATGACctggtggaggaggagcggggggggaggggggaggaggCGATGCTGCAGCTGTtgacccccctccccctctccttCAGGGTGAGTCGgggtcctctgtctgctcctccCCTCCtgcctccatcctcctcctcctccaggttCCCCAGCAACGTCACCTTCATCCAG GGCGACTACCTGACGGACAGAGAGGCGTGGCCTGGGCGGGGCCAGTATGACGTCATCGTGTGTCTGGGGGTCACCAAGTGGGTGCAGCTGCAGTCAGGCGACAGGGGCGTGGTCAGGCTGTTCAGACGGGCCTATCAGAGCCTGTCGCCGGGCGGAGTGCTGATCCTGGAGCCGCAGCCGTGGAGCAGCTACGTCCACAGCAAGAGAGCCTCG GAGACGACGTTCCGTAACTTCAGAACCCTGAGGATCCGACCCGAACAGTTCACCTCGTTCCTCACCGACAGCGTGGGCTTCACCTCCTACAGGCTGCTCACGCACACAGGTAACCTATGCCCCGCCCACACACAG GTAACCTCACACACAGGTAACCTCACACACAGGTAA
- the si:ch1073-157b13.1 gene encoding uncharacterized protein si:ch1073-157b13.1 isoform X1 has protein sequence MLQFLCPPQGVLLSPAVSVSSTGGAVFSCSSCVLHRGCCCLLLRFLCPPQGVLLSPAVLVSSTGGAVVSCSFCVLHRGCCCLLQFLCPPQGVLLSPAVSVSSTGGAVVSCSSCVLHRGCCCLLLQFLCPPQGVLLSPAVSVSSTGGAVFSCSSCVLHRGCCCLLLRFLCPPQGVLLSHAAVLVSSTGGAVVSCSFCVLHRGCCCLLQFLCPPQGVLFSPAVIVSSTGGAVVSCSSCVLHRGCCCLLQFLCPPQGVLLSPAVSVSSTGGAVVSCSSCVLHRGCCCLLLQFLCPPQGVLLSPAVSVSSTGGAVFSCSSCVLHRGCCCLLLRFLCPPQGVLLSPAVSVSSTGGAVVSYCRFCVLHRGCCCLLQFLCPPQGVLLSPTADSVSSTGGAVVSCCSFCVLHRGCCCLLQFLCPPQGVLLSPAVSVSSTGGAVVSCSFCVLHRGCCCLLQFLCPPQGVLLSPAVLVSSTGGAVVCCSFCVLHRGCCCLLQFLCPPQGVLLSHFVSLVVPASPLSCELNTAITCRDDVAPPPILPRRHTHPLPGPAHKPGHHRRGRRTSSTQSADGAVTVRTTPLPTKFQTPLVGGAKAGRCGGPTLGSALPAEKKKDKQRYQYGNHCQYYGYQGFYGDKHEGRVGAEEDPRLRLLEADWFRDKTVLDIGCGAGHVTLFIARRFDPSHILGVELDGRLVHAARQNIRHFLSHDLVEEERGGRGEEAMLQLLTPLPLSFRVSRGPLSAPPLLPPSSSSSRFPSNVTFIQGDYLTDREAWPGRGQYDVIVCLGVTKWVQLQSGDRGVVRLFRRAYQSLSPGGVLILEPQPWSSYVHSKRASETTFRNFRTLRIRPEQFTSFLTDSVGFTSYRLLTHTGNLCPAHTQVTSHTGNLTHR, from the exons aTGCTGCAGTTCTTGTGTCCTccacagggggtgctgttgtctccTGCAGTTTCTGTGTCCTCCACAGGGGGTGCTGTTTTCTCCTGCAGTTCTTGTGTCCTccacagggggtgctgttgtctccTGCTGCGGTTCTTGTGTCCTccacagggggtgctgttgtctccTGCAGTTCTTGTGTCCTccacagggggtgctgttgtctccTGCAGTTTCTGTGTCCTccacagggggtgctgttgtctccTGCAGTTCTTGTGTCCTccacagggggtgctgttgtctccTGCAGTTTCTGTGTCCTccacagggggtgctgttgtctccTGCAGTTCTTGTGTCCTccacagggggtgctgttgtctcctgctgcagttcttgTGTCCTccacagggggtgctgttgtctccTGCAGTTTCTGTGTCCTCCACAGGGGGTGCTGTTTTCTCCTGCAGTTCTTGTGTCCTccacagggggtgctgttgtctccTGCTGCGGTTCTTGTGTCCTccacagggggtgctgttgtctcaTGCTGCAGTTCTTGTGTCCTccacagggggtgctgttgtctccTGCAGTTTCTGTGTCCTccacagggggtgctgttgtctccTGCAGTTTCTGTGTCCTCCACAGGGGGTGCTGTTTTCTCCTGCAGTTATTGTGTCCTccacagggggtgctgttgtctccTGCAGTTCTTGTGTCCTccacagggggtgctgttgtctccTGCAGTTTCTGTGTCCTccacagggggtgctgttgtctccTGCAGTTTCTGTGTCCTccacagggggtgctgttgtctccTGCAGTTCTTGTGTCCTccacagggggtgctgttgtctcctgctgcagttcttgTGTCCTccacagggggtgctgttgtctccTGCAGTTTCTGTGTCCTCCACAGGGGGTGCTGTTTTCTCCTGCAGTTCTTGTGTCCTccacagggggtgctgttgtctccTGCTGCGGTTCTTGTGTCCTccacagggggtgctgttgtctccTGCAGTTTCTGTGTCCTccacagggggtgctgttgtctccTACTGCAGATTCTGTGTCCTccacagggggtgctgttgtctcctgcagtttctatgtcctccacagggggtgctgttgtctccTACTGCAGATTCTGTGTCCTccacagggggtgctgttgtctccTGCTGCAGTTTCTGTGTCCTccacagggggtgctgttgtctccTGCAGTTTCTGTGTCCTccacagggggtgctgttgtctccTGCAGTTTCTGTGTCCTccacagggggtgctgttgtctccTGCAGTTTCTGTGTCCTccacagggggtgctgttgtctccTGCAGTTCTTGTGTCCTccacagggggtgctgttgtctccTGCAGTTCTTGTGTCCTccacagggggtgctgttgtctgcTGCAGTTTCTGTGTCCTccacagggggtgctgttgtctccTGCAGTTCTTGTGTCCTccacagggg gtgctgttgtctcaCTTTGTTTCTCTTGTAGTTCCTGCGTCTCCTCTGTCCTGTGAGCTCAACACCGCCATCACTTGCCGAGACGATGTAGCTCCGCCCCCCATCCTGCCACGTAGACACACCCACCCCCTGCCTGGCCCCGCCCACAAACCCGGGCACCACCGTCGGGGCCGGCGCACCTCCTCCACCCAGTCCGCTGACGGGGCCGTCACCGTGAGAACCACGCCTCTGCCCACTAAATTCCAGACGCCACTAGTGGGAGGGGCTAAAGCCGGCAG GTGTGGAGGTCCCACGCTCGGCTCCGCCCTGcctgcagagaagaagaaggacAAGCAGCGGTACCAGTACGGGAACCACTGCCAGTACTACGGCTACCAGGGTTTCTATGGCGACAAACACGAGGGGCGGGTCGGAGCGGAGGAGGACCCCCGGCTCCGCCTCCTAGAAGCTGATTGGTTCAGAGACAAGACGGTGCTGGACATTGGCTGCGGCGCCGGTCACGTGACCCTGTTCATCGCCAGGAGGTTTGACCCCTCCCACATCCTGGGGGTGGAGCTAGACGGGCGACTGGTCCACGCCGCCAGGCAGAACATCAGACACTTCCTGTCACATGACctggtggaggaggagcggggggggaggggggaggaggCGATGCTGCAGCTGTtgacccccctccccctctccttCAGGGTGAGTCGgggtcctctgtctgctcctccCCTCCtgcctccatcctcctcctcctccaggttCCCCAGCAACGTCACCTTCATCCAG GGCGACTACCTGACGGACAGAGAGGCGTGGCCTGGGCGGGGCCAGTATGACGTCATCGTGTGTCTGGGGGTCACCAAGTGGGTGCAGCTGCAGTCAGGCGACAGGGGCGTGGTCAGGCTGTTCAGACGGGCCTATCAGAGCCTGTCGCCGGGCGGAGTGCTGATCCTGGAGCCGCAGCCGTGGAGCAGCTACGTCCACAGCAAGAGAGCCTCG GAGACGACGTTCCGTAACTTCAGAACCCTGAGGATCCGACCCGAACAGTTCACCTCGTTCCTCACCGACAGCGTGGGCTTCACCTCCTACAGGCTGCTCACGCACACAGGTAACCTATGCCCCGCCCACACACAG GTAACCTCACACACAGGTAACCTCACACACAGGTAA